Below is a window of Ahaetulla prasina isolate Xishuangbanna chromosome 1, ASM2864084v1, whole genome shotgun sequence DNA.
ACACAGGATAAACAGGGACCTGGCTTTTTGCTGACACTGTTCTTAAGCCTCTTTCTGgagctttctctttctctctgtctctctccctcccctctgccAAATTTGTAGAAAGGATGAGACTATCTGTTCCAGCTTTTCTACAATTTAAGAGATTCCCAGGGCTAGGCTGGGTACTGCACTGAAAATCTGAGTCCCTCTGTGACTCTCACATTTAAAGCCATCCTGTACTCAGTTTCTCATGCAGATGAACTTCTCGTAAGGATTCTGTCTTCTGCATGTGGCCACACTTCTCCAGttcaaagaatattttaaatgtttaaaggaTATCTCTGCTCGAAAAATATACATACTCAGTTCTTCTGCTAGACTGTATCAGGATAACATGCGCCCTTTGGAAATTCTTCACTGttgtacataaaattattttgcGAGTTACAATTTTAAGATTGCCCAAATTAATACAATATAAACAAGTTCTGAAAAATTGTTTTCAAGGCCCCTTGTGCTGCTCACATCTCATAACGATGGTAATTACTGCTGAGAAAGACAAGACCTCACCTTTCCTGTAAACAGACAGCAAGTGCTGAGTGCATGGGATGTTCCTGCACAGGTTATTTAATAAACCGAGTCAACAAATTGTCATTACACCTACAAAAGGAGAAGATGGGAAGCTCTAAAATGTTTGGGACATTTGTACAGTATTCGGAACACACATATACCCACATTTTGAAATAGATCAGACCAATTGGTGACATATTGGATCCTACCAGATTTATCAGAAAACATATTGGGAGTGGGCTAGCTACGTGTGTGCTCTCCTGAGATCCCAGAATGGATTAACCAGTGCAGGACTGAATAGATCACTCATAGTTTTGTATGTAGCTTTTTGGAATTGTGTAGATAAATTTTTAGATATCTGATTGttctttaataaatacatttgtaaTTTGTTTTTGCTTTATGTGGCTTCAACTGTTACAGTATACAGGAAGTATTAAAAGGATACATACACCTGCTACTTTCACATCTTTGAAGATATGTAGCTGGCTCCAGCAACCACCCTCCCTTTAATGTTTATTATTGTGGttaaaaaatactattctatGAAGTTTCCCGTGGAATCCGCTTATGAAAAATGACCGATGGTCTCTGCTGATATTGTTGCCTACGTCGTTTACGTTTGTCACACTGACAGAGCAGTAACATCTTGAATGTGGTTCGGAAAGTTTTATTACACAGTGCATAGCACATAGGGTTCACTGTACTATTGATGTAGCAAAGCCAATACCCCAGGTTCCAAAATGTTTTTGGGATACAGTTACAAAAAGTGTTTACCAGGACCATGATATTATATGGGGTCCAGGTGATAATGAAGGCAAACAAAATGGCGCTAAGTGTCTGTGCAGCTTTCTTTTCTTTGATAAGTGACATTCGCTTTCGTTTGGTGATCTGACTTCTTGTCTTCAAGGCGAACTTCTTGGCCAGGGTGGCTTCCTTGAATGACAAAGGTAAGGCATTAGGTGCCTTCATCCCTGTGGAATTGCAGTCTGAAGCCTTTCCTGCATATACTGCAGATGCTTGTTGAACTGGAAGCTTGGGAAAGCATTTCTGTAAATTCTCATCATCCGTGCTCTTTTGTGGATGAAGCCTTTTTGGTTTCTGATCCTTTGACTCTGTGTCCAACTTCTGCAGTTCGTCTTCTGACCCAGGCAGATCTTCTGATGAAGGCAGTTTTGCAGAATTGAGAATTGTATTATGTCCTGGAAGCTTTAGTACAATGGAGTAGATGGCTCGCGTGTCCGAGGCAATGTCATCTTCATCAGAAGAGGCGGAGTTCTCATGGGATGCGTTGCCATCATTGTTGTTCCAGCTGTCACTGCTGCTATGCTCCTGATCCACCTGATCTGAACTAGGTTTCCAGCTCTTGGATGTCATCCAGAAGTTGCAGCCCCCATATTTTCTTCGTTTGGTACGTTTTGTGTTCTGCTGCTGCAGTTCATAACTGCTGCAACTTCTAGAACTTCCTGTTTGGTTGACAAAGCATGCTGCCTCAGCTTCGCTCCCAGAAGCCTGGAGTCCTGCTAACTCTTTGGTACGTTTCTCTGTCTCCTTGTATATCCTCCAGTACAAGATACTCATAATAGTAACTGGCAAATAAAAGGCAGCTATGGCAGTGCCAAAAGTGAGGACAGGTTGATTTAGGAACTGGATATAACATTCACCTTCTTCGACAGTCCGCTCCCCAACAAAGTATTGCCAGAGGAGAATAGCAGGAGCCCAAAGGATGAACGAGATGACCCAGGCTAAGCCAATCATCACTGCAGCCCTTCTGGTTGTTCGTTTAGCTCTATAGGTAAGTGGCCTCGTGATGGAAAAATATCTGTCAAAACTGATGACCAGCAGATTCATGACAGAAGCATTGCTTGCCACATAGTCGATGCAAAGCCATAAATCACAGGCCAAGTTTCCCAAAGCCCAGCGGTCCATGATAATATATGTGGTGAAAAGGTTCATGGAAATAATACCAATGATTAGGTCTGCACAAGCAAGACTCAACAAAAAGTAGTTGTTAACTGTTTTTAGCTGCTTGTTGACCTTAAACGCCACGATCACCAAGATGTTTCCAATGATGGTGACAAGGGCCAGGATGCCGGTGAGGAAAACAATCAGGACAACTTGCCAGATAGCATGGCCTCCCAGAGGATCAGGAGGAGCACGGGACACATTGGTCATGCCTATGGTAGTGAAGAGAAAGCTCTCGTTGGCACGGGAGGGGCCATAGGTGCTAGTAAACAATGGAGCATCATTGGGAAGTCCTTTTCTTTGGGAGTCTCGAATCCAGAAGGTGCTCACATTTAGAAGTAACGAAGGGATTGTGCTGTTGCTAGACGGGATCATTGTGACATTCTGACATATTCTGCAAAAAAggtcaaaagaaagaaatggcatgTAAATAACATACTTATGACTGCATATGCAGCATTATTACCAGCATCAAACATATTATTCAAAATGTTAAGGAGCTTGATCCTGTTATAAGAGTGATATTGTATCATGGTGATGAAAACCCTTTAAACATTTTTCCCCAACATTTATGCTGTCCCCAAATTAcccatatattttatttacttctgggtttttatttttgtagtatatttattttatttatttatttattattcgtatttgtataccgccctatctcccgaaggactcagggcggttcacaggcaaataaaaacagtaatatacaaattaaaataaccattaaaaaacttattctaaaataaaataaattgcaaatGAGGGGCTCCATAGAGCAAATGAGTCCAGCAGGaacaaaaggattaaaaaaaaacacatatgcTCCCATGCTACGGATCTGACCTGCTCTGAGTTTATGTGCTCATTTttgagtaaaaaacaacaacacaaacatAGTTGCTACTACTTATATTGAAAAGATGTTATTTTGGCCAACTTTTCTCAATTTAGTATTGTGGAAGGGTCCTATTAGAAAAAGCAATCCAgttctgcctaggtttttatttctgtttcaaatgatacctatACTTAAAAAAgttgcaaatttgcaggaatggcaaaaagggattaataaattttttTGGATTGGTAAGAAACCGAGattgaaactaaaaataatacaggatgtACGTGAAAGAGgtggtcttaaaatgcctaatttaagactatattatgaagcagctgttttGTCACTcatcagtgattggtttaacctaacagaagaaagaatattgaacgTGGAAGATCATGATcttttatatggttggcatgcttatttattatatgacaaAAAAATGGACAGGATCTTTAAAAGCCATGTccttagaagtgctttgttgcggGATTGGAAAAGGTACCAaaataaattaaactataaaagttccatatgggcaatccctagacatatgatagagaatataaatatagaacaaaaacaggaagtgGTTACCTATAAAGAGCTCCTCTTTATGCAGGAGGGTAAACtacaattgaaacctttaaatataatgagagaagaaaggataaattatacttggtttcaatacgggcagctgcaagctagatggagagaagaccaaaaaattggtattatgcaatatgaggaaaatttggtaaagcaaattagagatcaaagccaatcgcatattaaaagtttatataatgcgttgatagaaatagattcagaagcggaattagttaaggactgtatgataaaatgggcacaaaatattcaacaacctataatgatggaaacatgggaaacaatatgggttagaaatgttaaatttatgcaagctcaaaacttgagagaaaatttttataaaatgttttatagatggcatctatatccaaaaaaattggcgtgtatgtatccgaatttgcaagctaaatgttagagatgtgattgtgatgatgctacttattatcatatatggtagacttgtaaaaaaatcaaagcattttgggttaaaatttggtggattatacaaaatattttgaagaaaaagataaaatttactccgcaattgtttttattgggtata
It encodes the following:
- the CHRM3 gene encoding muscarinic acetylcholine receptor M3; the protein is MIPSSNSTIPSLLLNVSTFWIRDSQRKGLPNDAPLFTSTYGPSRANESFLFTTIGMTNVSRAPPDPLGGHAIWQVVLIVFLTGILALVTIIGNILVIVAFKVNKQLKTVNNYFLLSLACADLIIGIISMNLFTTYIIMDRWALGNLACDLWLCIDYVASNASVMNLLVISFDRYFSITRPLTYRAKRTTRRAAVMIGLAWVISFILWAPAILLWQYFVGERTVEEGECYIQFLNQPVLTFGTAIAAFYLPVTIMSILYWRIYKETEKRTKELAGLQASGSEAEAACFVNQTGSSRSCSSYELQQQNTKRTKRRKYGGCNFWMTSKSWKPSSDQVDQEHSSSDSWNNNDGNASHENSASSDEDDIASDTRAIYSIVLKLPGHNTILNSAKLPSSEDLPGSEDELQKLDTESKDQKPKRLHPQKSTDDENLQKCFPKLPVQQASAVYAGKASDCNSTGMKAPNALPLSFKEATLAKKFALKTRSQITKRKRMSLIKEKKAAQTLSAILFAFIITWTPYNIMVLVNTFCNCIPKTFWNLGYWLCYINSTVNPMCYALCNKTFRTTFKMLLLCQCDKRKRRRQQYQQRPSVIFHKRIPRETS